In Bombyx mori chromosome 11, ASM3026992v2, one genomic interval encodes:
- the LOC101736684 gene encoding multifunctional methyltransferase subunit TRM112-like protein produces MKLITHNMLTSKCLKGVVTGYPLAINATDIKVKEVDFNPEFISRVIPKLDWEVLWVAADSIGHSDGLPRSLENKYDENEEFLKKAHKVLLEVEVEEGHLTCPESGRQFPISKGIPNMLLNEAEVQ; encoded by the coding sequence atgaaactAATTACCCACAATATGCTCACTTCGAAATGCTTGAAAGGTGTTGTGACTGGCTATCCTCTTGCAATTAACGCGACAGACATTAAAGTTAAAGAAGTCGATTTTAATCCTGAATTTATTAGTCGTGTAATACCAAAGCTGGATTGGGAAGTATTATGGGTGGCCGCTGATAGCATCGGCCACAGTGATGGTCTGCCAAGATCTTTAGAAAATAAGTATGATGAAAACGAAGAGTTTTTGAAGAAAGCTCATAAAGTCTTGTTAGAGGTGGAAGTTGAAGAGGGACACTTGACTTGTCCAGAATCTGGAAGACAATTTCCGATTTCTAAAGGAATTCCTAATATGCTATTAAATGAAGCTGAAGTGCAGTAG